A stretch of Calditerrivibrio sp. DNA encodes these proteins:
- the rplA gene encoding 50S ribosomal protein L1 — MAKVGKRYKLAAEKVDRLKYYDLKEALQLAKEIAFANFDESVDAAIKLGVDPRHADQMVRGSVTLPHGTGKQVRVLVFAKGEKAKEAQEAGADFVGDEDLVKKIQEGWLDFDKVVATPDMMGAVGKLGKILGPRGLMPNPKVGTVTTNVKEVVKNLKSGMIEFRVDKAGIIHAPLGKRSFDVDKLAENFKALLETLIKAKPATAKGQYVRGIAISTTMGPGIKVDQQKVLTEL; from the coding sequence ATGGCTAAGGTAGGAAAAAGATATAAATTGGCAGCCGAAAAAGTAGATAGGCTGAAGTACTACGATTTAAAAGAGGCACTTCAATTGGCAAAAGAGATAGCTTTTGCTAATTTTGATGAAAGTGTAGATGCGGCTATTAAGCTTGGTGTTGATCCAAGACATGCTGATCAAATGGTAAGGGGTTCGGTAACGCTACCCCATGGCACAGGAAAGCAGGTAAGAGTATTGGTCTTTGCAAAAGGAGAAAAGGCAAAAGAGGCTCAGGAAGCAGGTGCAGATTTTGTAGGCGATGAGGATCTTGTTAAAAAGATCCAAGAAGGTTGGCTCGATTTTGATAAGGTCGTGGCTACACCGGATATGATGGGTGCAGTGGGTAAATTAGGTAAAATTTTAGGACCAAGGGGTTTGATGCCCAACCCTAAGGTGGGAACAGTAACAACAAATGTTAAAGAGGTGGTTAAGAATCTCAAATCAGGTATGATTGAGTTTAGGGTGGACAAAGCTGGTATAATTCATGCACCATTGGGTAAGAGAAGCTTTGATGTTGACAAATTAGCAGAGAATTTCAAGGCCCTTTTAGAAACACTCATAAAAGCAAAACCAGCTACAGCAAAAGGGCAATATGTGCGTGGTATAGCAATATCTACCACTATGGGACCTGGTATAAAGGTCGATCAGCAAAAGGTGTTAACCGAACTATAG
- the rplK gene encoding 50S ribosomal protein L11, with protein sequence MAKKVMGQVKLQIPAGKANPSPPVGPALGQRGVNIMEFCKAFNAATQNMGDMIIPVIITVYEDRSFTFITKTPPVTQLIKKELKIESGSDNPKTKKIGKLSKEQLRRIAEIKLPDLNTKDIEVAMKIVAGSAKSMGVEVEL encoded by the coding sequence ATGGCAAAAAAAGTAATGGGGCAGGTTAAGTTACAGATTCCTGCAGGCAAAGCAAACCCATCACCCCCTGTTGGACCAGCATTGGGTCAAAGGGGTGTTAATATAATGGAGTTTTGTAAAGCATTTAACGCAGCTACCCAAAACATGGGTGATATGATAATACCTGTTATAATAACTGTGTATGAGGATAGGTCCTTTACGTTTATAACTAAAACTCCACCAGTAACTCAGCTTATTAAAAAAGAGTTGAAGATAGAAAGTGGCTCTGATAACCCTAAGACTAAAAAGATAGGTAAACTCAGCAAAGAGCAGCTGAGGAGGATAGCTGAGATAAAGCTTCCAGATCTCAATACTAAGGATATTGAAGTTGCTATGAAGATAGTGGCCGGTTCTGCTAAGAGCATGGGCGTAGAAGTAGAGTTATAA